A DNA window from Jaculus jaculus isolate mJacJac1 chromosome 1, mJacJac1.mat.Y.cur, whole genome shotgun sequence contains the following coding sequences:
- the Ctbp2 gene encoding C-terminal-binding protein 2 isoform X2: MALVDKHKVKRQRLDRICEGIRPQIMNGPLHPRPLVALLDGRDCTVEMPILKDLATVAFCDAQSTQEIHEKVLNEAVGAMMYHTITLTREDLEKFKALRVIVRIGSGYDNVDIKAAGELGIAVCNIPSAAVEETADSTICHILNLYRRNTWLYQALREGTRVQSVEQIREVASGAARIRGETLGLIGFGRTGQAVAVRAKAFGFSVIFYDPYLQDGIERSLGVQRVYTLQDLLYQSDCVSLHCNLNEHNHHLINDFTIKQMRQGAFLVNAARGGLVDEKALAQALKEGRIRGAALDVHESEPFSFAQGPLKDAPNLICTPHTAWYSEQASLEMREAAATEIRRAITGRIPESLRNCVNKEFFVTSAHWSVIDQQAIHPELNGATYRYPPGIVGVAPGGLPAAMEGIIPGGIPVTHNLPTVAHPSQAPSPNQPTKHGDNREHPNEQ; encoded by the exons GTATCCGCCCCCAGATCATGAACGGCCCCCTGCACCCTCGCCCCCTGGTGGCACTGCTGGACGGCAGAGACTGCACTGTGGAGATGCCCATCCTGAAGGACCTGGCCACCGTGGCCTTCTGTGACGCACAGTCCACTCAGGAAATCCATGAAAAG GTACTAAACGAGGCTGTGGGTGCCATGATGTACCACACAATCACCCTCACCAGGGAAGACCTGGAGAAGTTCAAAGCCCTGCGAGTGATCGTGCGCATTGGCAGTGGCTACGACAATGTGGACATCAAGGCTGCTGGCGAGCTTG GGATTGCCGTGTGCAACATCCCATCTGCTGCCGTGGAAGAGACCGCCGACTCCACCATCTGCCACATCCTCAACCTGTACCGGAGGAACACGTGGCTGTACCAGGCGCTGCGGGAAGGCACACGGGTTCAGAGTGTAGAGCAGATCCGGGAAGTGGCATCGGGAGCTGCTCGAATCCGCGGGGAGACGCTGGGCCTCATTGGCTTTG GTCGCACCGGGCAAGCAGTTGCTGTTCGAGCCAAGGCCTTTGGATTCAGCGTCATATTTTATGACCCCTACTTGCAGGATGGGATAGAGCGGTCTCTGGGTGTGCAGAGGGTCTACACCCTGCAGGACTTGCTGTATCAGAGTGACTGTGTCTCCTTGCACTGCAATCTCAATGAACATAACCACCACCTCATCAATGACTTCACTATCAAGCAG ATGAGGCAAGGGGCCTTCCTTGTGAACGCAGCCCGCGGGGGTCTGGTGGATGAGAAAGCCTTAGCCCAGGCCCTCAAGGAGGGCAGGATACGAGGGGCAGCCCTTGATGTACACGAATCGGAGCCCTTTAG CTTTGCTCAGGGTCCGTTGAAGGATGCACCAAATCTCATCTGCACACCCCACACAGCCTGGTACAGCGAGCAGGCATCACTAGAGATGAGAGAGGCGGCTGCTACCGAGATCCGCCGGGCAATCACAG GTCGCATCCCTGAAAGCTTAAGGAACTGTGTCAACAAGGAATTCTTTGTCACATCAGCTCATTGGTCTGTAATAGACCAGCAAGCAATTCACCCCGAACTCAATGGAgccacatacag GTATCCGCCAGGCATCGTCGGTGTGGCCCCAGGTGGGCTTCCTGCAGCCATGGAAGGGATCATTCCTGGAGGCATCCCTGTGACTCACAACCTCCCCACAGTGGCACACCCTTCCCAAGCTCCCTCTCCCAACCAACCCACCAAACACGGGGACAATCGAGAGCACCCCAACGAGCAATAG
- the Ctbp2 gene encoding C-terminal-binding protein 2 isoform X3, protein MNGPLHPRPLVALLDGRDCTVEMPILKDLATVAFCDAQSTQEIHEKVLNEAVGAMMYHTITLTREDLEKFKALRVIVRIGSGYDNVDIKAAGELGIAVCNIPSAAVEETADSTICHILNLYRRNTWLYQALREGTRVQSVEQIREVASGAARIRGETLGLIGFGRTGQAVAVRAKAFGFSVIFYDPYLQDGIERSLGVQRVYTLQDLLYQSDCVSLHCNLNEHNHHLINDFTIKQMRQGAFLVNAARGGLVDEKALAQALKEGRIRGAALDVHESEPFSFAQGPLKDAPNLICTPHTAWYSEQASLEMREAAATEIRRAITGRIPESLRNCVNKEFFVTSAHWSVIDQQAIHPELNGATYRYPPGIVGVAPGGLPAAMEGIIPGGIPVTHNLPTVAHPSQAPSPNQPTKHGDNREHPNEQ, encoded by the exons ATGAACGGCCCCCTGCACCCTCGCCCCCTGGTGGCACTGCTGGACGGCAGAGACTGCACTGTGGAGATGCCCATCCTGAAGGACCTGGCCACCGTGGCCTTCTGTGACGCACAGTCCACTCAGGAAATCCATGAAAAG GTACTAAACGAGGCTGTGGGTGCCATGATGTACCACACAATCACCCTCACCAGGGAAGACCTGGAGAAGTTCAAAGCCCTGCGAGTGATCGTGCGCATTGGCAGTGGCTACGACAATGTGGACATCAAGGCTGCTGGCGAGCTTG GGATTGCCGTGTGCAACATCCCATCTGCTGCCGTGGAAGAGACCGCCGACTCCACCATCTGCCACATCCTCAACCTGTACCGGAGGAACACGTGGCTGTACCAGGCGCTGCGGGAAGGCACACGGGTTCAGAGTGTAGAGCAGATCCGGGAAGTGGCATCGGGAGCTGCTCGAATCCGCGGGGAGACGCTGGGCCTCATTGGCTTTG GTCGCACCGGGCAAGCAGTTGCTGTTCGAGCCAAGGCCTTTGGATTCAGCGTCATATTTTATGACCCCTACTTGCAGGATGGGATAGAGCGGTCTCTGGGTGTGCAGAGGGTCTACACCCTGCAGGACTTGCTGTATCAGAGTGACTGTGTCTCCTTGCACTGCAATCTCAATGAACATAACCACCACCTCATCAATGACTTCACTATCAAGCAG ATGAGGCAAGGGGCCTTCCTTGTGAACGCAGCCCGCGGGGGTCTGGTGGATGAGAAAGCCTTAGCCCAGGCCCTCAAGGAGGGCAGGATACGAGGGGCAGCCCTTGATGTACACGAATCGGAGCCCTTTAG CTTTGCTCAGGGTCCGTTGAAGGATGCACCAAATCTCATCTGCACACCCCACACAGCCTGGTACAGCGAGCAGGCATCACTAGAGATGAGAGAGGCGGCTGCTACCGAGATCCGCCGGGCAATCACAG GTCGCATCCCTGAAAGCTTAAGGAACTGTGTCAACAAGGAATTCTTTGTCACATCAGCTCATTGGTCTGTAATAGACCAGCAAGCAATTCACCCCGAACTCAATGGAgccacatacag GTATCCGCCAGGCATCGTCGGTGTGGCCCCAGGTGGGCTTCCTGCAGCCATGGAAGGGATCATTCCTGGAGGCATCCCTGTGACTCACAACCTCCCCACAGTGGCACACCCTTCCCAAGCTCCCTCTCCCAACCAACCCACCAAACACGGGGACAATCGAGAGCACCCCAACGAGCAATAG